A window from Larimichthys crocea isolate SSNF chromosome XXIII, L_crocea_2.0, whole genome shotgun sequence encodes these proteins:
- the abcf2b gene encoding ATP-binding cassette sub-family F member 2, which produces MPSDLAKKKAAKKKEAAKARQRTKKPDELNEEGDQPETQSNGAESNGIASLTKELDEFELAKTEARAVTGVLASHPNSTDVHISSLSLTFHGQELLADTSLELNSGRRYGLIGLNGTGKSMLLSAIGHREIPIPEHIDIYHLTREMAPSEKSALQCVMEVDEQRIMLEKEAERLAHEDSECEKLMELYERLEELDADKAEVRASRILHGLGFTAAMQQKKLKDFSGGWRMRVALARALFIKPFMLLLDEPTNHLDLDACVWLEEELKSFKRILVLISHSQDFLNGVCTNIIHLHQRKLKYYTGNYDQYVKTREELEENQMKRFNWEQDQIAHMKNYIARFGHGSAKLARQAQSKEKTLQKMVASGLTEKVVNDKTLSFYFPPCGKIPPPVIMVQNVSFKYSDNTPHIYKNLEFGIDLDTRVALVGPNGAGKSTLLKLLMGELLPTDGMIRKHSHVKIGRYHQHLTEQLELDLSPLEYMMKCFPEIKEKEEMRKIIGRYGLTGKQQVSPIRNLSDGQKCRVCFAWLAWQNPHMLFLDEPTNHLDIETIDALAEAVNEFDGGMMLVSHDFRLIQQVANEIWVCESQTITKWNRDILAYKEHLKSKIEKQAHDI; this is translated from the exons ATGCCATCCGACCTAGCCAAGAAGAAGGCAGCGAAGAAGAAGGAGGCCGCCAAAGCTCGCCAGCGTACAAAGAAACCCGATGAGTTAAATGAGGAAGGAGATCAGCCGGAGACCCAGAGCAATGGAGCAGAGAGCAACG GTATCGCCAGTTTGACGAAGGAGCTGGATGAATTCGAGCTGGCAAAGACGGAGGCACGGGCAGTGACGGGCGTTCTGGCCTCGCACCCCAACAGCACTGATGTTCACATTAGCAGCCTGTCGCTCACCTTCCATGGCCAAGAACTTCTAGCAGACACCAGCCTGGAGCTTAACTCAGGCAGACGCTATGGGCTAATTGGCCTTAACGGCACAG GAAAATCCATGCTGTTGTCTGCCATCGGGCATCGTGAGATTCCCATTCCAGAGCACATCGATATTTACCACTTGACCCGGGAGATGGCCCCCAGCGAAAAGTCGGCTCTGCAGTGTGTCATGGAGGTGGATGAACAGAGGATTATGCTGGAGAAGGAGGCGGAGAGACTCGCCCATGAGGACT CCGAGTGTGAGAAGCTGATGGAGCTGTACGAGCGTCTGGAGGAGCTGGATGCAGACAAGGCAGAGGTGCGAGCCTCTCGTATCCTCCACGGTTTGGGTTTCACCGCTGCTATGCAGCAAAAGAAACTGAAGGACTTcagtggaggatggaggatgcgCGTTGCTCTGGCCAG AGCTCTGTTCATCAAGCCCTTCATGCTGTTGCTGGATGAACCCACTAACCACTTGGATCTGGATGCCTGTGTGTGGTTGGAGGAGGAGCTCAAGTC gtTCAAGCGAATCCTTGTGCTCATCTCACACTCTCAAGACTTCCTGAACGGTGTCTGCACCAACATCATCCACCTGCATCAGAGAAAACTGAAATACTACACG GGTAACTATGACCAGTATGTGAAGACCAGAGAGGAGCTGGAAGAGAACCAGATGAAGCGCTTCAACTGGGAACAGGACCAGATAGCACACATGAAG AATTACATTGCCAGATTTGGTCACGGCTCTGCAAAGCTGGCGCGACAGGCGCAGAGCAAAGAGAAGACGCTGCAGAAGATGGTGGCATCCGGCTTGACTGAAAAAGTTGTGAATGACAAG actctgtcattttattttcctccctgTGGGAAGATTCCTCCTCCTGTTATCATGGTTCAGAACGTGAGCTTCAAGTACAGTGACAACACG CCGCACATATATAAAAACCTGGAGTTTGGTATAGACTTGGATACACGAGTGGCTCTGGTGGGACCCAATGGAGCAGGGAAGTccacactgctgaagctgttgATGGGAGAG CTCCTACCCACCGACGGCATGATCCGCAAACATTCTCACGTCAAGATTGGCAGATATCACCAG CATctgacagagcagctggagctggaCCTGTCTCCTCTGGAGTACATGATGAAGTGTTTCCCCGAGatcaaagaaaaagaggagatgaggaagatCATCGGTCGCTACGGGCTGACGGGAAAACAGCAG GTCAGTCCGATCAGGAACTTGTCAGATGGTCAGAAGTGCCGCGTGTGTTTTGCCTGGCTGGCCTGGCAGAACCCTCACATGCTGTTCCTTGACGAGCCCACCAATCACTTGGACATCGAGACCATCGACGCGCTGGCGGAAGCCGTCAACGAGTTTGACGGCGGCATGATGCTAGTTAGCCACGACTTCAGGCTAATCCAGCAG gTTGCCAATGAGATCTGGGTGTGCGAGAGTCAAACCATCACAAAGTGGAACAGGGACATCCTGGCGTACAAGGAGCACTTGAAATCAAAGATCGAAAAGCAAGCGCATGACatctaa